The Campylobacter concisus nucleotide sequence GCCTATCAAAATATCTCTGATGGGTTTGATTTTGGCTCTGCGATACGTTTTTTAAAACAGGGTAAAAAGGTAGCTCGCAAAGGTTGGAATGGTAAAGGGATGTTTTTATTTTTGGTCAAAGGATCTAAATTTATCGCAAATCGTGAACCACTTTTATCTATTTTTGGTGAGGGGGAGGAGATTGATTACTGCCCTCACATCGATATGAAGACGGCTGACGATAAGATCGTGCCGTGGCTTGCTAGCCAAACAGACGTTCTTGCTACTGACTGGGTGCTAGTAGAATGAATTTTTTAATTGCAAATAAACTTTGGCTAATCGTAATTGGTGGGTTAATGGGTGTAATGCTAGGACTTGGAGCTGAAATTTACAGTCTAAAAGGTGGTATTAAAGACGCTAAGGCTGAACTAAAGGAAGCACAAAACGAGCTAGCGATAAAAGAGGCAATTAGTGCAGTTGTCAAAGCAAATCTCGAGGCGTGTAACGCAAAGATCGAGTTGCAGAATGTTAAATTTAAAGAGCTTGAAATAAAAAAACCTGATGTAAAAAAGACACAAGAAAAAGCTAGGAGAAAATTTGATGGTATCAAGCCACTGGTTACGCAAAGCTGCGAAGAGAAGCTGGAGCGTTGCGAAAGGATTTTTGATGAGCTGGCACGTTAAGATCACGCTTTTTCTTGTCGCTATATTTTCAGGCTGTGCAAGTAAAGAGCCACAAATCATTAAGCAAACAGAATATCAAGATGTATATATCACAGTATCTTGCATCGATAAAATGCCACAAAAACCAGAGCGAGACAGAAACGATCCAGATAATCAAAAAAAGATAGCAGAGTATTTTAAAGCCTGCGAAGATCTTCTAAAGCAATGTGTGCATGCAAATGTGCCGCAATCTAGTACGTCCGCAGCAAAATGGGGAGAAAAAAATGAGCGAGATTAAGCTACTACCAAAAGCAAAAAGCAAAATTAGGCGCTGTTTGGTATTGTTGCTTGGTGGTTTGTTTATGGTAGTGTTTAGTGTCGCCCTGTACCGCCTTTATGGCAATATTTTTTACAATGAAGAGATGAAGCTCACAGCTTTGGCCATCACTCAGGGTGTAGTAAATGTTCTATTGAGCCCGGCAAAGATAATTAGTATCTTTAGAGCATAGTCGTGGAATTACATTATTTATTTTATGTATTAATCATAGGTTGTGCAGGCTCTATCACCGCTTTTATAAAAAATGGTGGTGGAGGCATAAAAATTTTACTCAAACGAACGTGGGACGGCTGCTTTAGTGCATATGTAGTTTATGAGATAGCTTACTTTTTTGCCAAGGATGAACACGTGAGTTTTGCAATTTGTGGTGTGGGTGCTTGGATGGGAAGTGAGGCACTGATCTTTGTTAGAGACTTTGTATCAAGCAAGGCTGGAAGGAGATACGATGGCTATGACGACTATGGCGGAAATTTTAAACATGAGGAGTTTGGTGATGACAAGTAGTGAGATCTTGCATGCCTTGCAAGCACAGCGCACCAGATGCACCGTATGGAGTAGAGTTATGGGTTATCACCGTCCAGTAGAGGGCTTTAATATCGGTAAAAAAGGCGAGCATAAAGAGCGAGTATTTTTTGAGGAAAATTTTAGCACGTCAAAGCAATGTGTTAAAAAATCTTAAAAAATTAACATAAGGAGTAAAAATGGCAGATTTTAACAATGCTTTTCAAATTTTAATGGGTTTAGAGTTTAGTCGCCCTGAAAAAGCTTTACACAAAAATCCTACCGAGCGTGAGTGGACATTTATGGGGATATATCAAAAGTATCATTCAAGCTGGAAAGGCTGGAATGAGATACTTGCTGCGTTAGCATATGGCGGCGATACCGAAAAAATATCAAGGATGTTGTTTGATAACAAGGATCTTCGTGATGAAGTTTGGAAATTTTACAAGCAAAAGTATTGGGATAGGATGAGGCTTGGTGAAATTAATAGTCAGTTAAAGGCCAATGAAATGTTTATCTTTGGTGTAAATGCTGACACAAAACCTGCCATAAGAGTTGCACAACGAATAGCTGGTGTAGTAGATGACGGCATAATGGGTGAGATAAGCTTGGCAGCTATAAATAAAGTAGATGAAGAGAAATTTGACAAAGAGTTTGATAGAGCGGAGCTTGAACACTACAACATGCTAATTAAACAAAATCCAAAATTGAGAGTCTATGCCAATGGCTGGAGAAGAAGGGCGGAGGCAGTATGACTATTGAAGAATTAGATGAAAAAATAAAAAAACAACAGACACAAATAGATGATCTAAAAAGTAAGGTTTTGTCTTACGAGAGCTCATTTGGTGATATAAGTAATGCCATAAATGCGCTATCTGGCAGGATAAGTGATATAGAAAATAACGGTATTAAGACGGCTGTTGGTGGTTTACAAGAAGAGGTTAATGTACAGAAGTTAAAAATAAACAAATTAGACAGAATAAGAAAGGGATTAGCATGAGCGCGATCAATTATAAAGATAATTTTGTAGAAAATTTTGAAGCAATTTTGGCAAGTAGTACTGGCGAGCGCTCGATATATCAAAAGGCTTTAGCTCATATAAAAAGCGAGTTTGATAACTTTCAGATAACAGATGATGCTAGGGCTAAATTTATAACCTCGCTTATGGCTGAGATGACGATCGCCTTTACAACAAAAGCAATGGATGCAGCCGGTGATGTTGCAACCAAGGCTTTAACGTTAGAAAAAGAGCTTGAAGCTTTGGAGCTCAAAAACCAAGGACTTAGAGATAGACTAGAGCTTGATAAACAAAATTTACAGATGCAAATAGAGCTTACAAAGGCTCAAACCGAAAAGACAAAGGCTGAAACTAAACTGGCCGAGGAGCAACAAGTAGCCATAAAAGAGCAGATAAATGACAATAGAATAATAAAAGCTGGCATGATGACTGGCGATTTTATGCAAAATGTCTCTAATGGAAATCTTAGCGTGCCTTCTGATATGTTTGAGTATCTCTTTAATATAATCGATGAGATTATCAAAAGAGCTGGTATAAATATTAAAAAGGTAAAAAATTTTAATTTACCTAAAATAAAATGAGCAAAATGGCCCCAAAGGGGGCATTTCTGAGCGAGTAAAATGAGCCAGTTTATAGCCTTTGATGACGAACTAAACATAACAAACAAAGAGCCAGATGATCTTTTTAGCTATCTAGCTGGCGGAGAACTTTATGCTAATACCTTTGCTGCCGGTGCTGCTTATGCAATCGGTAGGACTTCTAATATAAATTACACTTCTATCTTTTTGCCTTTTTTTGTAGATAAGATCTCGTCTATGATGGAGCTTAATGAGGATTTTGTTGAGTTTGCACTGATGCCTATGCAAATAATCTTTTATAAAACAGCTGATGAAAAGAGGCGAGAGAAAGAGATATATGATGAGATAAGTGAAGATACCGACAAGATAGTAAAGCTAGCCAATAGGTTACATGAAAAAAGCGGTGGTAAGATGGGTTTTTCTATGGATGATGGATCTATTAGTAAAAGAACTGCCACTGATGGAAATTTCCTTAGAGAGTTGGTGGAACAAAGGCAAAAGGGCTTTTTTAAACAGACTTTGCAAAACATAGCATATGCCAAATTTGGAGTTGTTGGTGCGATAGTTGCCGGATGGGCTTATGATGGAAAGATAAGTGGTGCTGTTGTAGCAGATGTCGTAAGCCAAGTCTCAACTGCAAAAATTGCAGATGTAGCTGCAGGACTTTTAGGTAAAGCTTTAGGACTGCAAGCCGGATTTGCTACGCTAGGGCTTAGTATGGTATTGGGGTCTATTTTAAATGAAGCCTTTGAAGTAGCTAGTGGGCTTGACATAAGCTATGGTTTTGGTGGTGATATAGCAGGATTTAATGAGATAGGTCATGGGATATATGAAGCACCTTTATCTTTTTTGGATGGAGTAAAATCTATGTTTGGTGGTGTACCAACAAAAGATTTGGCATATGATAAAGAGAGCTATCAAAGAACTGGGCAAATAGCTGGCATAAAAACTAAATTTGGAATGTATATAGGTCAAGTTGGCGACAATCTAGTAAGTGGTAAAGAAAAGGGACTAAACAAGAAAGAAAGAGATAGTGCTTTGGGTATGGCTAGGAGTATGGCCAGGGATCTTGATAAAGCTTCAAAGATGAGTCGTAGCGACAAGAGTAGACAAAGGCAAGCTGAGAAACATGGTAGTTCTAGTGGTAGCTCTTCAGGTATGAGTCGTAGTGAAAAAAGTAGACAAAGACAGGCAGAAAAACATGGCAATGCTGGTAGAAATAGCTCGCATGATAGAAACGGCGCTGGTAGAAATAGTGCTAGTGGTGGAGCTACAGGATAGTAAAAATATATGTTTTTTAGGAAATGTCCTAGTAATAATATCATTAAAAAAGGAGTTAAGAAATGTGGGATTTTTTAAAAAATTTAGGAGATAAGGCTAGCCAAAATGCAGATGGACTAAAAGCATTTGGATCATTGCTTGGTGCTGGTGCTGGGATATGGAGTGCGGTAGAGCAAGGAAGGCAAGCTAAAAAGCAAAATGATCTAGCCATGAAAAACTACAATCTAAATTTGCAAATTTTAAAAGATGAGAAAGCACGCCAAAAGCAGATGCAGCAAAATTTAGAGCAAGGTTGGGCTAGATCAGCAGCTGGCATGAGTGATAAGGAAGAAGAGGAGAAAAAGAAGAATGGGCTACTTTAATATAGAGTTTTTAAGACGTCCAGAATTAAGTCCGCTAAGTCCTAAAGCTGGATATGCTGTTGGGCTTGGTGCTGTTGCAAATGGTATAAAAGATGTGGGAGATATAGGACTAAATCGTCAAAAGATAGATGATGAAAATAAGAGATATCAAGAGGAAAAGCTCTTTAGAAACGATGAGCTAAATTTTAGAAAAAACGCACATGCTGATACAATGAAGGCTAGAGGTGATGAGCTAGCGTATCAAAAAGACAAAGACGAAAAAGACCGCATCTTTAATGAGAAAAAGCTAAGTATAGATGAGCTAAGAGCAAATAGAGATAGGGCTGTGGATATGGCTAGGGTCAATACTCAAGCTAACTACTATAACACGCTAGCACAGGAGCGTGCCGATAAGATAGAGCGACAAAAACAAGAAGATGCTGCTAATGTAGCGGCATTTAGACAATTTTTCCCAAATGAGACAAAGGGCAAGAGTGATGCAGAGGTTCTGGCCATAGGAAATATAATGCAACGTTTTAGCAAAAATAAGGCTGCCACAGGTGATGATGACTGGGTGAAAGTAAACGCGGCTACATATAACGAATATGCGCACCTTGGAGTGGCAAGAAATACCAAAGATGGATACTATCTTAATAAAAATTTTGTAGATGAGCTAACAAAGGAATCATCTGCTAGAAGTGAGGCAAAAGGCAATCAGGCTGAATATAAAGATAGACAAAAAGACTTATCAAAGAAAAAGCCACTTATTTTTGGTGATGATGGAGAGATGTAAATGGCTATTACCATACGTGAATATTTGGGCGATGAAAAGATAGCACAATTAGAAAACATGGGGTTTTTGCCAAGCTTGATCACAGATATGGCTAAACGTCAGTATGCTGCCGATAAGCAAGCCAAAAGAAAGGAACTTTCAAATGTCGGCTTGGATGGAAAACTAGTTCAAAGTGTAATGCACGGAGATATCGATGAGGAAGAAGCTAAAAATGCACAAAAATTTGAAGATTTTGGCTCAAAAAAACATGGCTGGGGTCTAGGTGCTGCTAAGACACTCACAGGTATAGCCAATACTGCCGAGCGTGTAAGTGATTTTATAAATCCATTTTATGAAGGCAAACATGACGAAAATGGAAATTATATCTATCAAAATAGCATAGAACAAGCTCTGCGCCCTAAAATCAAAAGTGCTGAGAAGTTGCGAGATGATTATGAAAAGGCAACTGGCGAGACGTCATGGGGTAGCCGTTTAGCCGAAATAGGCACAGAGATGGTTGGCGATCCTGTAAATTTTATAGGTGGAGCTGGACTACTTAGCAAAGGCAGCAAGCTAGCTCAGTTTGGCAAAAAGACCTTATTTTTCGCAGGTACTGGTGCAGCAAGCGGTGGTGTAATGGCTCTTGGTGAAGGTAAAAACGATGAAGAGACATTGAAAAATATAGGCTACGGTGCAGCCGGTGGTTTTGTTTTGGGACACGCGATAGATCAAGGCATCCAAGGCATAAGTAGGCTCATAGCAAAGCGTCAAGCAAGTAGGGTGGCAAATGAGGCTGATGTAATAGAGAGTGCTCAAAATAGCGAGTTTTTAGATGGCGGCAATAGTGCCAGTGGAGATAGTGTGGGCGCTGAGTTGAAAGAGGCTCAGACAATGACTGCTAGGGAATTTGCCACAAAAGAGGCGGGACTTGATGAAGATACGGCCACAAATGTATTAAAAGAGGCTATGCAGGGCAAAGAAAAAAGCGACTGGACGGATGCAGACACTTATGCAGATATAGTTAAATTTAAAAACTTTGAGATCCAAAGAGACTATGCTAAAGCTTATGGTGAAAGGATACAGACCGCGCAAGCTAGTATAAATAATGCAAGAGAGCAATCAGCTATAAGATACGCAGATACGCAAAAAGCCATTAATGAATATCAAAAGCAAGGTATGTCACCAAGTGCGACTAGGGAGCTAATCAATGCTAAATTTAAGCCAACTGCAGATGAAATAAACTATACTAGAGCCTATAACGACGGAGCGGACGTGGATGCTAGACTTGCTGGACAAGGAATATTTTATGCGCTTGAAAAAGATATTGCAGCACAGGCTTATACTCCAGAGATTTATGCCACAAGGCTAAAACAAAGAGGTTTTAGTGATGAGAGTGTGCAGGCCTTTACACAAGCATACATAAATAAAGATATAAACATTGCCAAAGACTATGCAAATTCAAAAGTGGCCCAAGTGTATGAGAATAAAATTCAAGCACAAATAGCTAACGAGATCAGAGATAGAGATGAATTAGGGGGTGGTTTTGTCAATGAAGAAGCAAAAAATAACGGATTATCAGATAGCGTTTCTGATATCGGCGATAATGCAAGCCGAACAGGAGAACGACAAGGAGACGATGAGGAAATATTACGCAAAGGCGGACGCAATACTTCAAGCACTAGCCAGACAAAGCGGACA carries:
- a CDS encoding DUF2829 domain-containing protein, which gives rise to MQKYIGMKEIKAMPMSRGEYNKLRGWEVPTDENPNDEGYLVEYADSKKNHPNFDGYISWSPKNLFEAAYQNISDGFDFGSAIRFLKQGKKVARKGWNGKGMFLFLVKGSKFIANREPLLSIFGEGEEIDYCPHIDMKTADDKIVPWLASQTDVLATDWVLVE
- the nrdD gene encoding anaerobic ribonucleoside-triphosphate reductase, giving the protein MTSSEILHALQAQRTRCTVWSRVMGYHRPVEGFNIGKKGEHKERVFFEENFSTSKQCVKKS
- a CDS encoding glycosyl hydrolase 108 family protein; protein product: MADFNNAFQILMGLEFSRPEKALHKNPTEREWTFMGIYQKYHSSWKGWNEILAALAYGGDTEKISRMLFDNKDLRDEVWKFYKQKYWDRMRLGEINSQLKANEMFIFGVNADTKPAIRVAQRIAGVVDDGIMGEISLAAINKVDEEKFDKEFDRAELEHYNMLIKQNPKLRVYANGWRRRAEAV